Proteins from a genomic interval of Ferrovibrio terrae:
- the hutC gene encoding histidine utilization repressor, with amino-acid sequence MPGPAAVSQNGPTPRYRRVKEFIVRHIEAGDWRAGDQVPSESVLVKQLKVSRMTVNRALRELTHEGLVVRVQGTGTFVAEKRPIFNLVELRNIAEEIAERGQRHTARVELLQAERATVDLARELGLNPQAGIYHSVLVHMADGIPLQVEDRFVNPAMAPGYLDADFTTQTPNEFLMRSAPATEVEHIVEAAMADARIRKLLKIAASEPCLRLRRRTWAGSQIVSAAVLWYPGHAHRFTTRFSYRADGTSKRSYL; translated from the coding sequence ATGCCCGGGCCAGCCGCCGTTTCGCAGAACGGACCGACGCCGCGCTATCGCCGCGTCAAGGAATTCATCGTCAGGCATATCGAGGCCGGCGACTGGCGTGCCGGCGACCAGGTGCCGTCGGAAAGCGTCCTAGTTAAGCAGCTCAAGGTCAGTCGCATGACGGTGAACCGGGCGCTGCGCGAGCTGACCCACGAGGGTCTGGTCGTGCGTGTGCAGGGCACCGGCACATTCGTGGCCGAAAAACGCCCTATCTTCAATCTGGTAGAACTGCGCAATATTGCCGAGGAAATCGCCGAACGCGGCCAGCGTCATACCGCGCGTGTCGAATTGCTGCAGGCCGAGCGTGCCACCGTCGACCTGGCCCGCGAGCTCGGTCTCAATCCCCAGGCCGGAATCTATCATTCCGTGCTGGTGCATATGGCCGACGGCATCCCGCTGCAGGTGGAAGACCGTTTCGTCAATCCGGCCATGGCCCCGGGCTATCTGGACGCCGATTTCACCACGCAGACCCCGAATGAGTTTTTGATGAGGTCAGCGCCTGCCACCGAGGTGGAACACATCGTCGAGGCGGCGATGGCAGATGCGCGCATCCGCAAGCTGCTGAAAATCGCTGCCAGCGAGCCCTGCCTGCGGCTACGGCGGCGCACCTGGGCCGGCAGCCAGATCGTGTCGGCAGCCGTGCTCTGGTATCCCGGCCACGCCCACCGTTTCACCACCCGCTTCTCCTATCGCGCCGACGGCACGTCGAAGCGCAGCTATCTCTGA
- a CDS encoding HAL/PAL/TAL family ammonia-lyase, translated as MTALLLDGSSLTLDAVAAVARQGRKTELSAKGRQQVADCHALLQKMIADGTPIYGVTTGFGALDGRPVPKESNRAQQHNLLKSHAAGIGAPMADDETRAMMLIRANVLATGLTGVSPAALDALLAMLNGGLVPHVPRRGSVGACGDLAPLAHMVLPMIGFGRAKLPGKDWQAGAVAFAALGIAQPAVDGRDGIALINGTEQTTGIGVLAAYDARRLVRLAEAVSAMSLEVLGGVSDAFDERVALAKPHPGQIATSEALRHYTAGSKAVLPPRPSRLRDGLSLRCIPQVLGATRDAVEHTERTLAIEINATNDNPIFGLADGFVTSNSGNFHGQRAGEVLDMLATSVSSLAIISERRAARLVDEKNSGGLPAFLIHSQARQGENSGFMIAQYTAASLVAELRMRSVPATIQSVPTCANTEDHVPMSPLAAERAAFAVDTAATIVAIEALLAAQAYDLRGLTPAPALRPLYEAIRTHVPAMVEDREMGNDIIAVRAALTEVILPA; from the coding sequence ATGACTGCGCTGCTGCTGGACGGATCATCCCTCACCCTCGATGCCGTCGCGGCGGTGGCGCGGCAGGGCCGCAAGACCGAACTTTCGGCCAAGGGCCGGCAGCAGGTGGCCGACTGCCATGCCCTGCTGCAGAAGATGATCGCCGACGGCACACCGATCTACGGCGTGACCACCGGGTTCGGCGCGCTGGACGGCCGCCCGGTGCCGAAAGAATCCAATCGCGCGCAGCAGCATAATCTGCTGAAAAGTCATGCCGCTGGCATCGGTGCGCCGATGGCCGACGACGAAACCCGCGCCATGATGCTGATCCGCGCCAATGTGCTGGCGACAGGCCTGACTGGCGTCAGCCCCGCCGCGCTGGATGCGCTGCTGGCGATGCTGAATGGCGGCTTGGTGCCGCATGTGCCACGCCGCGGTTCGGTCGGTGCCTGCGGTGATCTCGCACCGCTGGCCCATATGGTACTGCCAATGATCGGCTTCGGCCGCGCAAAGTTGCCGGGCAAGGACTGGCAGGCGGGTGCAGTTGCTTTCGCTGCCCTTGGCATTGCTCAGCCAGCCGTGGATGGCCGCGATGGCATCGCGCTGATCAATGGTACCGAACAGACCACCGGCATCGGCGTGCTGGCAGCTTATGACGCGCGCCGGCTGGTGCGGCTGGCCGAGGCGGTGTCTGCCATGAGCCTGGAAGTGCTGGGCGGCGTATCGGATGCCTTTGACGAGCGCGTCGCCCTGGCCAAGCCACATCCAGGACAGATCGCCACCTCGGAAGCGTTGCGCCACTACACCGCTGGCAGCAAGGCTGTGCTGCCGCCGCGGCCGAGCCGGCTGCGCGATGGCCTGTCCCTGCGCTGCATCCCCCAGGTGCTGGGTGCCACCCGCGATGCCGTCGAGCATACCGAACGCACGCTGGCGATCGAGATCAACGCAACGAACGACAACCCGATCTTTGGCCTTGCCGACGGTTTCGTGACCTCGAATTCCGGCAATTTCCACGGCCAACGCGCCGGCGAAGTGCTTGATATGCTGGCAACCTCCGTTTCATCTCTGGCGATTATCAGCGAGCGCCGCGCGGCGCGTCTTGTCGATGAGAAGAATTCTGGCGGGCTGCCTGCCTTCCTGATCCATTCACAGGCGCGACAGGGCGAGAATTCCGGCTTCATGATCGCGCAGTACACGGCTGCCTCGCTGGTGGCCGAGTTGCGCATGCGTTCGGTGCCGGCGACGATCCAGTCGGTGCCGACCTGCGCCAATACCGAAGACCATGTACCGATGTCGCCGCTGGCCGCCGAGCGCGCCGCATTCGCCGTCGATACCGCCGCCACCATCGTCGCCATCGAGGCGCTGCTCGCCGCCCAGGCCTATGATCTGCGTGGCCTGACGCCGGCTCCTGCCCTCCGCCCGCTTTACGAGGCGATCCGTACCCATGTGCCCGCGATGGTCGAGGACCGCGAAATGGGCAATGATATTATCGCGGTCCGTGCGGCGCTGACCGAGGTCATCCTGCCAGCATAA
- a CDS encoding amidase, giving the protein MNRPAINRSSRDRLEACLARIDDPAGEGSRAFTKLYAEQARAAADAADRRAQLGQSLGALDGRIVSIKDLFDIPGEVTTAGSKLRRDAAPAASEAPAIARLRAAGGVIIGKANMTEFAFSGVGINPHYGTPGNPADPTRIPGGSSSGGAVSVANGMAEITIGSDTGGSTRIPAALCGIVGLKPSQYRVPTMGAFPLSYALDSIGPMASSVSDCALADAVMAGDTIAPLTPAPLAGLRLGIPQGLLLESMEPTVATAFDAAVKTLTGHGARVTDHPLALLADMLAVNARGGFAATEAFFIHREAMDLRPGDFDPLVRGRIERGRAIPTADYIFMQRRRAELIAAMDEDLADLDALILPTAPIVAPKIADLATDEAAFTSANALLLRNTSVGNFFDLCAISLPLPVSGLPVGLMLVARNGQDRRLLRLALAVENSLRY; this is encoded by the coding sequence ATGAACCGCCCTGCCATCAATCGCTCCAGCCGCGACCGTCTGGAAGCCTGTCTGGCCCGGATTGACGATCCGGCGGGCGAAGGCAGCCGCGCCTTCACCAAACTATATGCCGAACAGGCGCGCGCTGCTGCCGATGCCGCCGACCGCCGGGCACAGCTGGGCCAGAGCCTCGGCGCGCTGGATGGACGCATCGTATCCATCAAGGATCTGTTCGATATTCCCGGCGAGGTCACCACAGCGGGATCGAAGTTGCGCCGCGATGCCGCACCGGCCGCCAGCGAAGCCCCGGCGATTGCCAGGCTGCGTGCTGCCGGTGGCGTCATCATCGGCAAGGCCAACATGACTGAATTCGCTTTCTCAGGCGTCGGGATCAATCCGCATTACGGCACACCTGGCAACCCGGCCGACCCTACCCGCATCCCCGGCGGCTCCAGCTCTGGCGGCGCGGTCTCGGTGGCCAATGGTATGGCCGAGATCACCATCGGCTCCGATACCGGCGGCTCGACCCGCATTCCGGCCGCGCTCTGCGGTATCGTCGGACTGAAGCCGAGCCAGTATCGCGTACCGACCATGGGCGCCTTCCCGCTGTCCTATGCGCTCGACAGCATCGGCCCGATGGCCAGCAGCGTGAGCGATTGTGCCCTGGCTGATGCCGTGATGGCCGGCGACACCATCGCCCCGCTGACGCCAGCGCCACTGGCTGGATTGCGCCTCGGCATCCCGCAAGGGCTGTTGCTGGAAAGCATGGAGCCCACCGTGGCCACAGCTTTTGATGCCGCAGTGAAGACATTGACCGGCCATGGCGCGCGTGTGACCGACCACCCCCTCGCTCTGCTAGCCGACATGCTGGCCGTGAATGCCAGGGGCGGCTTCGCCGCCACCGAGGCTTTTTTCATCCATCGCGAGGCGATGGATCTGCGTCCGGGTGATTTCGATCCCTTGGTGCGCGGCCGCATCGAACGCGGTCGCGCCATACCGACCGCCGATTACATTTTTATGCAGCGCCGCCGTGCCGAGCTGATTGCCGCCATGGACGAGGATTTGGCTGATCTGGATGCCCTGATCCTGCCGACCGCGCCCATTGTGGCCCCGAAGATCGCCGACCTCGCCACGGACGAGGCCGCCTTCACCTCCGCCAACGCCCTGCTGCTGCGGAATACTTCGGTCGGGAATTTTTTCGATCTTTGCGCGATTTCCCTGCCGCTACCGGTTTCGGGCCTGCCGGTAGGCCTGATGCTGGTCGCCAGGAACGGGCAGGACCGGCGCCTGCTACGTCTGGCCTTGGCTGTGGAAAATTCATTAAGATATTGA
- the nusG gene encoding transcription termination/antitermination protein NusG, with protein sequence MMLSWHAVYTQPGKEILAAQQLRNQGFEVYLPQYQKLRRHAGRTDIVATALFPRYLFVGVAMERQRWRSVNGTRGVVGLVMFGEHPIPVPHPVIEEIRSREDETGYIRLNGPTFERGQALRIVEGPMSDTQAIFEEQVDGNRAILLVSLLGRMVRTRMPLRQVEAA encoded by the coding sequence ATGATGCTCTCATGGCATGCCGTCTATACACAGCCTGGCAAGGAAATCCTCGCCGCCCAGCAACTGCGCAACCAAGGCTTTGAAGTCTATCTTCCGCAGTATCAGAAACTGCGGCGCCATGCCGGACGCACAGATATCGTCGCCACCGCGCTGTTTCCGCGCTACCTCTTTGTCGGCGTGGCCATGGAGCGACAGCGCTGGCGTTCGGTGAATGGCACCCGCGGCGTGGTAGGGCTGGTGATGTTCGGCGAGCACCCAATACCGGTGCCGCATCCCGTTATTGAGGAAATCCGCAGCCGGGAAGACGAAACCGGCTATATCCGCCTGAATGGCCCGACTTTCGAGCGCGGCCAGGCCTTGCGGATCGTGGAGGGGCCAATGTCCGACACGCAGGCAATTTTCGAGGAGCAAGTGGATGGGAACCGTGCCATCCTACTGGTGTCCCTGCTGGGCCGCATGGTCCGCACCAGAATGCCGCTGCGACAGGTTGAAGCGGCCTGA
- a CDS encoding winged helix-turn-helix transcriptional regulator encodes MNDKLDKSAEPPRDAATLVALLAAVSDSDQHTQRSLAGRLDVALGLANALLKRCVSKGLIKIQSAPARRYAYYLTPKGFAEKSRLVAEYLESSLNFFRHARGQYEELFVELAGRGISRIAIAGSGELAEIAMLSASATGISVQAVIAPGRNISHFHGHAVVADLAAALAQGAEAVVVADSNAPQTIFDRLCAAMPTDRVLAPRLLHVTLPAVTRKEIAA; translated from the coding sequence GTGAACGATAAGCTGGACAAATCTGCCGAGCCGCCTCGAGACGCCGCCACACTGGTCGCCCTGCTGGCTGCCGTGAGCGATTCCGATCAGCATACCCAGCGCAGCCTCGCCGGCCGGCTGGATGTGGCCCTGGGTCTCGCCAATGCCCTGCTGAAGCGCTGCGTCTCCAAAGGCTTGATCAAGATCCAGTCTGCGCCAGCCCGGCGCTATGCCTATTACCTGACGCCCAAGGGCTTTGCGGAAAAGAGCCGCCTGGTGGCGGAGTACCTGGAATCCTCATTGAATTTCTTCCGCCACGCGCGCGGCCAGTATGAAGAGCTGTTCGTGGAGTTGGCCGGGCGCGGCATCTCACGTATCGCGATTGCCGGTAGCGGCGAACTGGCAGAGATCGCCATGCTCTCGGCTTCAGCTACCGGCATTTCCGTTCAAGCTGTCATCGCACCAGGCCGGAATATCTCACATTTCCACGGTCATGCTGTTGTAGCCGATCTGGCAGCTGCACTGGCGCAAGGAGCCGAAGCCGTGGTGGTAGCCGATAGCAATGCCCCACAGACCATCTTCGATCGGCTTTGTGCCGCCATGCCAACTGACCGCGTGCTGGCGCCACGGCTGCTGCATGTGACACTGCCTGCCGTGACGCGCAAGGAGATTGCGGCATGA
- a CDS encoding glucan ABC transporter ATP-binding protein/ permease, which translates to MSFVAIYVRVLALLKPEKRLSIILALANIGLAGVGFIEPILFGRIIDVLSNPGAGTPDENWSRTLELLSLWCGAGLAGILAGILVALHADRLAHRRRLAAMALYFEHVLSLPAAFHSATHSGTLLKIMLAGTDNLFGMWLSFFREHLSTFVAVLALLPLSLYLNWRLGLLLIGLIVVFALVSAIVISRTEKAQGKVEAYHSELAARAGDALGNVVLVQSFVRLALEARELAMVMERLLKAQFPVLNLWALMTVLSRMASTITIISIFMLGSWLHLHGQTSVGEIVSFMGFATLLISRLEAAMGFISRMFFQMHSLGEFFQVLETEAAVRDRPDARSVSTVRGAVAFEHVTLSYDDRRPAVTDVSFDVEAGKTVALVGPTGSGKTSTMALLSRLWDPQSGRVLIDGTDIRDFTLESLRRNIGVVFQDSAVFHRSVADNIRIGRPEATDAEVERAARLAEAHDFILRQSDGYATIVGERGVNLSGGERQRLAIARALLKNPPILILDEATSALDAATEARIQKALDTLMEGRTTFIIAHRLATVRQADLILVLQDGRVIERGSFDELVAVNGLFSGLVRTQFQNVH; encoded by the coding sequence ATGAGCTTCGTTGCCATTTATGTGCGCGTTCTGGCACTTCTGAAGCCGGAGAAACGCCTCTCGATCATTCTGGCCCTGGCCAATATCGGTCTTGCCGGGGTGGGATTCATTGAACCAATCCTGTTTGGTCGCATCATCGACGTGCTGTCGAATCCGGGCGCCGGCACGCCGGATGAAAACTGGTCGCGCACGCTTGAGCTACTGAGCCTGTGGTGCGGTGCCGGTTTGGCCGGTATCTTGGCCGGTATCCTGGTGGCGCTGCATGCCGACCGGCTGGCACATCGTCGCCGGCTCGCGGCGATGGCGTTGTATTTCGAGCATGTGCTGAGCCTGCCGGCCGCGTTCCACTCCGCCACCCATTCCGGCACATTGCTCAAGATTATGCTGGCCGGCACCGACAATCTGTTCGGCATGTGGCTGTCTTTCTTCCGTGAACATCTTTCCACTTTCGTTGCCGTGCTCGCGCTGTTGCCGCTGTCGCTGTATCTGAACTGGCGGCTTGGCTTGCTGCTGATCGGGCTGATTGTTGTTTTTGCGCTGGTTAGCGCCATCGTTATCAGCCGGACAGAGAAGGCTCAGGGTAAGGTCGAGGCTTACCACTCCGAACTCGCGGCACGTGCTGGCGACGCGCTTGGCAATGTCGTTCTGGTGCAAAGTTTCGTGCGACTGGCGCTCGAGGCACGCGAACTTGCCATGGTGATGGAACGCCTGCTCAAGGCGCAATTTCCCGTTCTCAACCTCTGGGCGCTCATGACGGTGCTGAGCCGCATGGCTTCCACCATCACGATCATCAGCATCTTCATGCTGGGCAGTTGGCTTCACCTGCATGGCCAGACCAGTGTGGGCGAGATCGTCAGCTTCATGGGCTTTGCCACACTGCTGATCAGCCGGCTGGAAGCCGCAATGGGATTCATCAGTCGTATGTTCTTCCAGATGCATTCACTCGGCGAATTCTTCCAGGTTCTGGAGACCGAGGCGGCGGTGCGCGACCGCCCGGATGCCCGCTCGGTCAGTACCGTAAGGGGCGCTGTGGCGTTCGAGCATGTCACGCTGTCTTACGATGACCGTCGCCCCGCTGTGACCGATGTAAGCTTCGACGTGGAGGCTGGCAAGACCGTTGCCCTGGTTGGCCCGACCGGATCTGGCAAGACGTCGACCATGGCACTGCTCAGCCGGCTCTGGGATCCGCAATCCGGCCGGGTACTGATCGATGGCACAGACATTCGCGACTTCACGCTGGAAAGCCTGCGCCGCAACATCGGCGTGGTGTTCCAGGACAGCGCCGTTTTCCATCGCTCGGTCGCCGACAACATTCGTATCGGGCGTCCTGAGGCCACTGATGCCGAGGTGGAGCGGGCGGCGCGTCTGGCTGAAGCGCATGACTTCATCCTGCGTCAGAGCGATGGTTATGCGACCATCGTCGGGGAACGTGGGGTCAATCTAAGCGGCGGCGAGCGCCAGCGCCTGGCGATTGCCCGTGCCCTGCTGAAGAACCCGCCGATTCTGATCCTGGATGAGGCGACCTCGGCGCTGGACGCGGCCACCGAGGCGCGCATACAAAAGGCGCTCGATACATTAATGGAAGGCCGGACTACTTTCATTATCGCGCATAGGCTTGCTACAGTGCGCCAGGCCGACCTGATTCTGGTACTACAGGACGGGCGGGTCATCGAACGCGGTAGTTTTGACGAGCTAGTCGCTGTAAACGGATTGTTCAGCGGACTGGTGCGGACACAATTTCAGAATGTGCATTAG
- the rimO gene encoding 30S ribosomal protein S12 methylthiotransferase RimO encodes MSRPAPAATPPKVGIVSLGCPKALVDSERIITKLRSEGYAISGSYDAADVVLVNTCGFLDSAKQESLEAIGEAMRENGRVIVTGCMGVEADKIRGMFPDVLSVSGPQQYETVVNAVHEAVPPLHDPFLDLVPPQGIKLTPRHYAYLKISEGCNHSCSFCIIPSMRGKLKSRQANDVLFEAERLVKAGVKELLVISQDTSAYGVDIKHAESQWRERKVKARLTELADAMGSLGAWIRLHYVYPYPHVDEIIPLMSEGKILPYLDIPFQHAEPRVLKSMRRPGNQEKVLQRIRSWRDICPDLAIRSTFIVGFPGETDADFEFLLQWLEEAQLDRVGCFKYENVEGARANDLPDQVPDEVKQERWERFMAAQQKISAKRLKRFVGRTLDILVDEVKRTTAVGRSYADAPEIDGIVKLKNAGAVQVGSIVKAKIDKSSQYDLTATVVD; translated from the coding sequence ATGAGCAGACCCGCCCCCGCCGCCACCCCACCCAAAGTGGGCATCGTCAGCCTTGGATGTCCCAAGGCCCTGGTCGATTCCGAGCGCATCATCACCAAGCTGCGCTCTGAGGGCTATGCGATTTCGGGCTCCTATGACGCCGCCGACGTGGTGCTGGTCAATACCTGCGGCTTTCTCGACAGCGCCAAGCAGGAATCGCTGGAAGCAATCGGCGAGGCGATGCGCGAGAACGGTCGCGTCATCGTTACCGGTTGCATGGGCGTCGAAGCTGACAAAATTCGCGGCATGTTCCCGGATGTACTGTCGGTGAGCGGGCCACAGCAATACGAAACCGTGGTCAACGCCGTGCACGAGGCAGTGCCGCCATTGCACGATCCCTTCCTCGACCTGGTGCCGCCGCAAGGAATCAAGCTGACACCGCGGCACTACGCGTACTTAAAGATTTCCGAAGGCTGCAACCACAGCTGCAGCTTCTGCATCATCCCGTCCATGCGCGGCAAGCTGAAAAGCCGACAGGCCAATGACGTGCTGTTCGAGGCCGAGCGGCTGGTGAAAGCCGGTGTCAAGGAATTGCTGGTGATCTCGCAGGACACCTCGGCCTATGGCGTCGATATCAAGCACGCCGAGAGCCAGTGGCGCGAGCGCAAGGTGAAGGCACGTCTGACCGAACTGGCCGATGCCATGGGTAGCCTGGGCGCCTGGATCCGCCTGCATTACGTCTATCCCTATCCGCACGTGGATGAGATCATTCCGCTGATGTCGGAGGGCAAGATTCTTCCCTATCTCGATATCCCCTTCCAGCATGCCGAGCCGCGCGTGCTGAAGTCCATGCGCCGCCCCGGCAACCAGGAAAAGGTATTGCAGCGAATCCGCAGCTGGCGCGACATCTGCCCCGACCTCGCCATCCGTTCGACCTTCATTGTTGGCTTCCCCGGCGAGACCGATGCCGATTTCGAGTTCCTGCTGCAGTGGCTCGAGGAAGCCCAGCTCGATCGTGTCGGCTGCTTCAAATACGAAAATGTCGAAGGCGCGCGTGCCAATGACCTGCCAGACCAGGTGCCAGACGAGGTCAAGCAGGAACGCTGGGAACGCTTCATGGCAGCTCAGCAGAAGATCAGTGCAAAGCGGCTGAAGCGCTTTGTCGGCCGAACGCTAGATATCCTCGTGGACGAGGTTAAGCGCACGACGGCAGTGGGACGTAGCTACGCCGATGCACCAGAGATCGACGGTATCGTGAAGCTGAAGAATGCCGGCGCCGTCCAGGTCGGCAGTATTGTGAAGGCGAAGATCGACAAGTCGAGCCAGTATGATCTGACGGCCACGGTCGTTGACTAA
- a CDS encoding glycosyltransferase has product MPRRLTIVIEALDRGGAEWHLLQVLPRLLGRGFDVEVFCLHHRGELANEMERRGVRVLGVDTGPSKHLFLRVGGLLFRSIILLAHLIRTRPDIVHFFLPAAYILGTPASVLSRCRIRLMSRRSQNRYQAQIFGTNFIERQWHRRMSAVIGNSRSVVRQLSGEGVPDSKLHLLYNGVDLPVFGTQMSERTARDRLGLSNSALVFVIVANLIPYKGHRDLLRAFARIKDQLPQNWILLCAGRDDGIGAALQDSVEELGLTQRVHWLGSVKDVSSLLAAADVALLTSHEEGFSNAIIEYMATGLPSIVTNVGGNPEAVLHNETGLVVPPRDSASLAEAILRLAENPELRRQLGAAARQRVYQHFSLEACVDNYVRLYSQILRDHGIDWRG; this is encoded by the coding sequence ATGCCCCGCCGACTTACGATAGTGATTGAAGCCTTGGATCGCGGTGGAGCGGAATGGCATTTGCTGCAGGTCCTGCCTCGATTGCTCGGCCGGGGTTTTGACGTCGAAGTCTTCTGCCTGCATCATCGTGGTGAACTGGCAAATGAGATGGAGCGTCGAGGTGTCAGGGTGCTTGGTGTCGACACTGGACCCTCAAAACATCTTTTCCTTCGAGTGGGCGGCCTTTTGTTTCGGTCGATCATTCTGCTCGCACACTTGATCCGGACTCGGCCTGATATTGTCCATTTTTTTCTTCCCGCAGCTTACATCCTTGGCACACCGGCATCGGTACTTTCACGCTGCCGCATTCGGTTAATGAGCCGGCGCAGCCAGAATAGATATCAAGCTCAGATTTTTGGAACGAATTTTATTGAGCGGCAATGGCATCGCCGCATGAGCGCGGTGATCGGGAATTCACGAAGTGTGGTGCGGCAATTGTCGGGTGAAGGAGTTCCCGACTCGAAGCTGCATCTTCTCTATAATGGCGTGGATTTGCCCGTCTTCGGCACGCAGATGTCGGAAAGGACCGCTCGCGATCGTCTTGGCCTCAGCAACTCAGCCCTGGTTTTTGTAATCGTCGCCAATCTGATTCCTTACAAGGGACACAGGGACCTGCTGCGGGCGTTTGCCCGAATAAAAGACCAACTGCCGCAGAACTGGATACTCTTATGTGCCGGTCGGGATGACGGCATTGGTGCTGCACTGCAGGACAGTGTGGAAGAGTTGGGTCTGACACAGCGCGTTCACTGGCTCGGTTCGGTAAAGGATGTGTCGTCACTGCTTGCGGCGGCAGATGTCGCGTTGCTGACCTCTCACGAAGAGGGATTTTCAAACGCCATCATCGAATATATGGCCACCGGGCTGCCTTCAATTGTCACCAATGTCGGCGGTAATCCCGAGGCAGTGCTGCACAACGAGACCGGTTTGGTAGTGCCACCTCGTGATTCTGCCAGCCTCGCAGAAGCGATCCTGCGGCTCGCCGAAAATCCGGAACTGCGCCGCCAGCTGGGCGCGGCAGCGCGACAGCGTGTTTATCAGCATTTCTCCTTGGAAGCCTGTGTCGACAATTATGTCCGACTATATTCGCAGATTCTGCGCGACCACGGAATTGATTGGCGCGGCTAG
- the hutU gene encoding urocanate hydratase: MSDNRRDNTRVIRSPHGSDMHTGNWQIEAAYRMLRNNLDPDVAEKPEELVVYGGIGRAARNWQAFDQIQKTLTTLKPDETLLVQSGKPVGVFRTHEDAPRVLIANSNLVPEWATWDHFHELDRKGLMMYGQMTAGSWIYIGSQGIVQGTYETFVEMGRQHYGGNLQGRWILTAGLGGMGGAQALAATMAGASMLAIECQASRIEMRLRTGYLDQRADTLDQAMAMLDEAKKAGKAISIGLLGNAAEILPEMVTRGIRPDAVTDQTSAHDPLNGYLPAGWTLEKWEKAREIDPQGVIKAAKQSMAAHVRAMLAFQKLGIPTFDYGNNIRQMAKEVGVAEAFDFPGFVPAYIRPLFCRGVGPFRWVALSGDPEDIYKTDAKVKELIPDDPHLHTWLDMARERIKFQGLPARICWVGLGQRHRLGLAFNEMVAKGELKAPVVIGRDHLDSGSVASPNRETEAMKDGSDAVSDWPLLNALLNTASGATWVSLHHGGGVGMGFSQHAGVVIVADGTPAAAKRLERVLWNDPGTGVMRHADAGYDIAVQCAREQGLNLPFLDK; the protein is encoded by the coding sequence ATGTCAGATAATCGTCGCGACAATACCCGCGTCATCCGTAGTCCTCATGGCAGTGACATGCATACCGGTAACTGGCAGATCGAAGCGGCCTACCGGATGCTGCGCAACAACCTCGACCCTGATGTGGCCGAGAAGCCGGAAGAGCTGGTGGTCTATGGCGGCATCGGCCGCGCGGCGCGCAACTGGCAGGCCTTCGACCAGATCCAGAAGACGCTGACGACGTTGAAGCCGGACGAAACACTGCTGGTGCAGTCGGGCAAACCGGTTGGCGTGTTCCGCACCCATGAAGATGCGCCACGCGTGCTGATCGCCAATTCGAATCTGGTGCCGGAATGGGCGACCTGGGATCATTTTCATGAGCTCGACCGCAAGGGCCTGATGATGTACGGCCAGATGACGGCCGGCTCCTGGATCTATATCGGCAGCCAGGGCATTGTACAGGGCACCTACGAAACCTTCGTCGAGATGGGCCGCCAGCATTACGGCGGAAACCTGCAGGGCCGCTGGATCCTCACTGCCGGACTTGGAGGCATGGGCGGCGCGCAAGCGCTCGCCGCCACCATGGCCGGCGCCTCGATGCTCGCCATCGAATGCCAGGCGTCGCGTATCGAGATGCGTTTGCGTACGGGCTATCTCGACCAGCGCGCCGACACGCTCGACCAGGCAATGGCGATGCTGGACGAGGCGAAAAAGGCTGGTAAGGCGATCTCCATAGGCCTGCTGGGTAACGCTGCCGAGATCCTGCCCGAGATGGTGACGCGCGGCATCCGGCCCGATGCCGTCACCGACCAGACCAGCGCGCATGACCCGCTGAACGGCTATCTGCCGGCCGGCTGGACACTGGAGAAATGGGAAAAGGCGCGAGAGATCGATCCGCAGGGCGTGATTAAAGCGGCGAAGCAGTCGATGGCCGCCCATGTGCGCGCCATGCTGGCTTTCCAGAAGCTGGGGATTCCGACCTTCGACTACGGCAATAACATCCGCCAGATGGCCAAGGAAGTCGGCGTCGCTGAAGCGTTTGATTTCCCCGGCTTCGTGCCGGCCTATATCCGGCCGCTCTTCTGCCGGGGTGTTGGCCCGTTCCGCTGGGTCGCGCTGTCGGGTGATCCCGAAGACATCTACAAGACCGATGCCAAGGTGAAGGAGCTGATCCCCGACGATCCGCATCTGCATACCTGGCTCGACATGGCGCGGGAGCGCATCAAGTTTCAGGGCCTGCCCGCACGGATCTGCTGGGTCGGGCTCGGCCAGCGCCATCGCCTCGGCCTCGCCTTCAACGAGATGGTGGCGAAGGGTGAACTCAAGGCACCTGTCGTTATCGGCCGCGATCATCTCGATTCCGGTTCGGTCGCCAGCCCCAACCGCGAGACAGAAGCCATGAAAGACGGCTCGGATGCCGTCTCCGACTGGCCGCTGCTGAATGCACTGCTGAACACCGCGTCAGGCGCCACCTGGGTATCTCTGCATCATGGCGGCGGCGTCGGCATGGGCTTTTCGCAGCATGCCGGCGTGGTGATTGTCGCCGACGGCACGCCGGCCGCAGCAAAGCGGCTGGAACGCGTGCTGTGGAACGATCCTGGTACTGGCGTGATGCGCCATGCCGATGCGGGTTATGACATCGCGGTACAATGCGCCCGGGAACAGGGCCTGAACCTTCCCTTCCTCGACAAGTAA